Proteins co-encoded in one Variovorax terrae genomic window:
- the trbL gene encoding P-type conjugative transfer protein TrbL, whose protein sequence is MNDVTIIDQFLSTFSTYIDSGFGLLRGEVAFLTATLIVIDMTIAGLYWAMSHATGQGEDVIAKLLRKVLYVGAFAYILNNFNWLASIVFRSFAGLGITATGSAITMENFLQPGRLAKTGIDAGAPILKQIGEMAGFPEVFANLDPIVVLFLAWLVVVLCFFVLAIQMFITLIEFKLTTLAGFVLVPFALWNKTAFLAEKVLGNVVASGVKVLVLAVIVGIGSGLFAQFQVHPAEPSIDHALVIMLASLTLLALGIFGPGIATGLVSGAPQLGAGAMAGAAVGAAGTAVAIGAAATGVGGAVAAGARMAPAAAKLAGSGARAATSAASSAKSAFQAGSAAAGGGAKGAIAGLGNVAKTGAQAAGRGAASRASAAGQRMAAPFREGWNGDVGASAGTSEAPAGAAAAQTQEQPAWAKRLHRRQQLTHAATTTAHALRGGDGGGSGQGPSLRDSDS, encoded by the coding sequence ATGAATGACGTGACCATCATCGACCAGTTCCTGAGCACCTTCTCCACCTACATCGACTCGGGTTTCGGGCTGCTGCGCGGCGAAGTGGCATTTCTCACGGCCACGCTGATCGTCATCGACATGACGATCGCCGGCCTGTATTGGGCCATGAGCCATGCCACCGGCCAGGGCGAGGACGTGATCGCCAAGCTGCTGCGCAAGGTGCTCTACGTCGGTGCCTTCGCCTACATCCTCAACAACTTCAACTGGCTGGCCAGCATCGTGTTCCGCTCGTTTGCGGGGCTGGGCATCACCGCCACCGGCTCGGCCATCACGATGGAGAACTTCTTGCAGCCGGGCCGACTCGCCAAGACTGGCATCGACGCCGGGGCGCCGATCTTGAAGCAGATCGGCGAGATGGCGGGCTTTCCCGAGGTGTTCGCCAATCTCGATCCCATCGTGGTGCTGTTCCTCGCGTGGCTGGTCGTGGTGCTGTGCTTCTTCGTACTGGCGATCCAAATGTTCATCACGCTGATCGAGTTCAAGCTGACCACGCTCGCCGGATTCGTGCTGGTGCCATTCGCGCTCTGGAACAAGACCGCGTTCCTCGCCGAAAAGGTCTTGGGCAACGTGGTGGCCTCCGGCGTCAAGGTTCTGGTGCTGGCCGTGATCGTCGGTATCGGCTCGGGCTTGTTCGCTCAGTTCCAAGTCCATCCCGCCGAGCCGTCTATCGACCACGCGCTGGTCATCATGCTGGCCTCGCTCACCTTGCTGGCGCTAGGGATCTTCGGCCCCGGTATCGCCACGGGCCTCGTCTCCGGTGCGCCGCAGCTCGGCGCTGGCGCAATGGCCGGTGCTGCTGTCGGCGCTGCCGGCACGGCCGTCGCCATTGGCGCCGCCGCGACGGGCGTGGGTGGCGCCGTGGCTGCTGGTGCGCGCATGGCTCCGGCTGCCGCCAAGCTGGCCGGTAGCGGTGCGCGCGCCGCCACGTCGGCGGCCAGCAGTGCGAAGTCGGCGTTCCAGGCCGGTTCCGCCGCCGCTGGCGGAGGCGCAAAGGGCGCGATCGCGGGCCTGGGCAACGTCGCCAAGACCGGCGCGCAGGCAGCCGGGCGAGGCGCTGCATCCCGCGCCTCTGCGGCAGGACAGCGCATGGCTGCGCCATTCCGCGAGGGATGGAATGGCGACGTTGGCGCATCAGCCGGCACCAGCGAAGCCCCCGCAGGCGCTGCCGCTGCACAGACGCAGGAGCAGCCCGCTTGGGCCAAGCGGCTGCATCGCCGCCAGCAACTCACCCATGCCGCAACCACCACCGCTCACGCGCTGCGCGGCGGCGATGGCGGCGGCTCCGGCCAGGGGCCGAGCCTGCGCGATTCCGATTCATAA